In Streptomyces sclerotialus, one genomic interval encodes:
- the gndA gene encoding NADP-dependent phosphogluconate dehydrogenase, whose product MSSTAQIGVTGLAVMGRNLARNFARNGYTVALHNRTAARTHELIEQFGDEGDFVATESAEDFVASLERPRRLVVMVKAGEATDAVIAEFAPLLESGDMIIDGGNAHFADTRRRERELREQGIHFVGAGISGGEEGALNGPSIMPGGSQESYDSLGPMLGKISAKAKDGAPCVTHIGPDGSGHFVKMTHNGIEYADMQLIGEAYQLLREVAGYSPAQIADIFRTWNTGRLDSYLIEITAEVLSHVDAATGKPFVDVVLDQAEQKGTGRWTVQIALDLGVPVSGIAEAVFARSVSGHAALREASRHLAGPTARTLGKDEAAAFADQVEQALYASKVVSYTQGFHQIAAGSQAYDWHIDLGKVAAIWRGGCIIRAAFLDRITSAYEAQPQLPSLLSDKSFAEEIAAAQDDWRHVIVTAVRQGVPTPAFAATLAYYDSLRAERLPAALTQGQRDYFGAHTYRRTDRDGVFHTLWGDDRTEVES is encoded by the coding sequence ATGAGCAGCACAGCGCAGATCGGCGTCACGGGGCTTGCTGTCATGGGGCGCAATCTGGCCCGGAACTTCGCACGCAACGGCTACACCGTCGCCCTGCACAATCGAACCGCCGCCCGCACGCACGAACTCATCGAACAGTTCGGCGACGAGGGAGATTTCGTCGCTACGGAGAGCGCCGAGGACTTCGTAGCTTCCCTGGAAAGGCCACGACGTCTGGTCGTCATGGTGAAGGCCGGGGAGGCCACGGACGCGGTGATCGCCGAGTTCGCCCCTCTGCTGGAGTCCGGCGACATGATCATTGACGGCGGCAACGCGCACTTCGCCGACACGCGCCGTCGTGAGCGCGAGCTGCGCGAGCAGGGCATCCACTTCGTCGGCGCAGGGATCTCCGGCGGCGAGGAAGGAGCGCTCAACGGGCCCAGCATCATGCCCGGCGGCAGCCAGGAGTCGTACGACTCACTCGGGCCGATGCTGGGGAAGATCTCCGCGAAGGCCAAGGACGGAGCTCCCTGCGTCACGCACATCGGCCCTGATGGGTCCGGGCATTTTGTGAAAATGACGCATAACGGTATCGAGTACGCCGACATGCAGCTGATCGGCGAGGCGTACCAGCTGCTGCGCGAGGTCGCCGGCTACTCCCCCGCGCAGATCGCCGACATCTTCCGTACCTGGAACACCGGCCGCCTGGACTCCTACCTGATCGAGATCACCGCGGAGGTCCTCTCCCACGTCGACGCGGCGACCGGCAAACCCTTCGTGGACGTGGTGCTCGACCAGGCGGAGCAGAAGGGCACCGGCCGCTGGACCGTGCAGATCGCCCTCGACCTGGGCGTACCGGTCTCCGGCATCGCAGAGGCCGTCTTCGCCCGCTCCGTCTCCGGCCACGCCGCCCTCCGCGAAGCCTCACGCCACCTCGCCGGACCGACCGCCCGCACCCTCGGCAAGGACGAGGCGGCGGCCTTCGCCGACCAGGTCGAGCAGGCCCTGTACGCCTCGAAGGTCGTCTCCTACACCCAGGGCTTCCACCAGATCGCCGCCGGCAGCCAGGCGTACGACTGGCACATCGACCTCGGCAAGGTCGCCGCCATCTGGCGCGGCGGATGCATCATCCGGGCCGCGTTCCTCGACCGGATCACCAGCGCGTACGAGGCCCAGCCCCAGCTGCCGAGCCTCCTCTCCGACAAGAGCTTCGCCGAAGAGATCGCCGCCGCACAGGACGACTGGCGCCATGTGATCGTTACCGCCGTCCGGCAAGGCGTCCCCACCCCCGCCTTCGCCGCCACCCTCGCCTACTACGACTCCCTGCGCGCCGAACGTCTCCCCGCCGCCCTCACCCAAGGCCAGCGCGACTACTTCGGCGCACACACCTACCGCCGCACCGACCGCGACGGCGTCTTCCACACTCTCTGGGGCGACGACAGAACCGAAGTCGAAAGCTGA
- a CDS encoding universal stress protein codes for MPDCIVAGLDGSKESLAAADWAAREARRRGLPLRLVHAWEGLTATGTAPDLPELAVPRRWAHQVLREAADAVVQRYPEVRLTCEQAGSVPAEAMREAAENAEVLVLGSRGLGGVAGVLVGSVALATVAHARRPVVLVRAGETAEDERLPASGEQQMPDTPYREVLLALDPDSACDAPLSFAFDAAVRRRAPLHVLHVWNPPAGYGDLPATAYALGIDSEAEARARRAVAAVLHPWRDKLPEQPVIETVTMGRAANSVPAAAHRAGLVVVGRRTRHSAVGAHIGPVTHAVIHHVRCPVAVVPHD; via the coding sequence GTGCCGGATTGCATAGTTGCCGGACTGGACGGCTCCAAGGAAAGTCTGGCCGCGGCGGACTGGGCGGCCAGGGAAGCCCGGCGACGAGGTCTGCCCCTGCGGCTGGTCCATGCCTGGGAAGGGCTGACGGCCACCGGCACCGCCCCGGACCTTCCGGAGCTCGCCGTCCCTCGCCGGTGGGCCCACCAGGTCCTGCGCGAGGCCGCCGATGCGGTGGTCCAGCGTTACCCGGAGGTGCGTCTCACCTGTGAGCAGGCCGGCAGCGTGCCCGCAGAGGCGATGCGCGAGGCGGCCGAGAACGCGGAGGTGCTGGTGCTCGGCTCCCGAGGACTGGGCGGTGTGGCCGGCGTCCTGGTCGGCTCGGTGGCGCTGGCGACCGTTGCGCATGCCAGGCGGCCTGTGGTGCTGGTACGAGCCGGAGAGACGGCCGAGGACGAACGGCTGCCGGCGAGCGGCGAGCAGCAGATGCCGGACACTCCGTACCGCGAGGTACTGCTCGCCCTGGACCCCGACTCCGCCTGCGACGCACCGCTCTCGTTCGCGTTCGACGCCGCGGTACGCCGCCGGGCACCGCTGCACGTACTGCACGTCTGGAACCCGCCCGCGGGGTACGGTGACCTGCCGGCCACCGCCTACGCGCTCGGTATCGACTCCGAGGCGGAGGCCCGGGCGCGACGGGCGGTGGCGGCGGTCCTGCACCCGTGGCGGGACAAACTCCCGGAACAACCGGTGATCGAGACGGTGACCATGGGGCGAGCCGCGAACAGCGTCCCGGCGGCCGCGCACCGTGCCGGCCTGGTCGTGGTCGGCCGCCGCACCCGGCACTCGGCCGTCGGCGCGCACATCGGGCCGGTCACCCACGCGGTCATTCACCATGTCCGCTGCCCGGTCGCGGTCGTGCCGCACGACTGA
- a CDS encoding SDR family NAD(P)-dependent oxidoreductase, with translation MHIDLSGRTAVITGSTAGIGRAIAVAAARAGADVVVNGRDETRTARAAQEIAEETGSDRVRPVAADVSTAEGTGALIEAVPECDVLVNNTGIFSATPVFEIPDAEWQRFFDVNVLSGVRLARHYAPRMAERGWGRVLFISSESAVMTPTEMVHYGMTKTAQLAISRGMAQELAGTGVTVNSVLPGPTLTPGVEEFIADRVGPGTSFAEAEAAFIRQERPTSLLGRLIRPEEVAALALYAASEHASATTGAALRVDGGVAPTLIP, from the coding sequence ATGCATATCGATCTGTCCGGCCGTACCGCGGTCATCACCGGCTCCACGGCAGGCATCGGCCGCGCCATCGCCGTGGCCGCCGCCCGCGCCGGCGCCGACGTCGTCGTCAACGGCCGGGACGAGACCCGTACCGCTCGGGCGGCCCAGGAGATCGCCGAGGAGACCGGCTCGGACCGGGTCCGGCCCGTCGCCGCCGACGTGTCCACCGCCGAGGGCACCGGCGCCCTGATCGAGGCCGTCCCGGAGTGCGACGTACTGGTCAACAACACCGGCATCTTCTCCGCCACCCCCGTCTTCGAGATCCCCGACGCGGAATGGCAGCGCTTCTTCGACGTCAACGTCCTCAGTGGCGTGCGCCTGGCCCGCCACTACGCACCGCGGATGGCCGAACGGGGCTGGGGCCGCGTGCTGTTCATCTCCAGTGAGTCGGCGGTCATGACGCCGACCGAGATGGTCCACTACGGCATGACCAAGACCGCCCAGCTCGCCATTTCACGCGGTATGGCCCAGGAGCTCGCGGGCACCGGCGTCACCGTCAACTCGGTACTGCCCGGCCCCACGCTGACACCCGGCGTCGAGGAGTTCATCGCCGACCGGGTCGGCCCCGGCACCTCCTTCGCGGAAGCCGAGGCCGCCTTCATCCGGCAGGAGCGGCCCACCTCGCTCCTGGGCCGCCTCATCCGGCCCGAGGAAGTGGCCGCACTGGCTCTGTATGCGGCATCCGAGCACGCTTCCGCCACCACCGGCGCGGCGCTGCGCGTCGACGGCGGTGTGGCACCGACCCTGATCCCCTGA
- a CDS encoding aldo/keto reductase, whose product MTSVPNVTLNNGVAMPQLGFGVFQVPDDETTAAVTSALEAGYRSIDTAAVYGNEAGVGRALASSGIAREDLFVTTKLWNEDQGYDATLAAFDASLAKLGLDHVDLYLIHWPAPARDRYLDTWRAFEKLLADGRIRAIGVSNFQPAHLRRLLDASGIVPAVNQVELHPGLQQSELRAFHAEHGIATEAWSPLAQGALLKDEAITAIAERHGKSPAQVVLRWHLQIGNVVIPKSVTPARIRENLDVFDFVLTDADIDAITALDQGLRTGPDPDTFN is encoded by the coding sequence ATGACGTCCGTCCCGAACGTGACGCTGAACAACGGTGTGGCGATGCCGCAGCTGGGATTCGGTGTCTTCCAGGTGCCCGACGACGAGACCACCGCCGCCGTCACCAGCGCGCTGGAGGCCGGCTACCGCAGCATCGACACCGCGGCCGTCTACGGCAACGAGGCCGGCGTCGGCCGCGCGCTGGCCTCCTCCGGCATCGCCCGTGAGGACCTCTTCGTCACCACCAAGCTGTGGAACGAGGACCAGGGGTACGACGCCACGCTCGCGGCCTTCGACGCTTCCCTGGCCAAGCTGGGCCTGGACCACGTCGACCTGTACCTGATCCACTGGCCGGCCCCGGCCCGCGACCGCTACCTCGACACCTGGCGCGCGTTCGAGAAGCTGCTCGCCGACGGCCGTATCCGCGCCATCGGCGTGTCGAACTTCCAGCCCGCGCATCTGCGCCGCCTGCTGGACGCCTCCGGCATCGTTCCGGCGGTCAACCAGGTCGAGCTCCACCCCGGCCTCCAGCAGAGCGAGCTGCGTGCCTTCCACGCCGAGCACGGCATCGCCACCGAGGCCTGGAGCCCGCTCGCCCAGGGCGCGCTGCTGAAGGACGAGGCCATCACGGCCATCGCCGAGCGGCACGGCAAGTCCCCGGCCCAGGTGGTCCTGCGCTGGCACCTGCAGATCGGCAACGTCGTGATCCCCAAGTCGGTCACCCCGGCCCGCATCCGCGAGAACCTCGATGTCTTCGACTTCGTCTTGACCGACGCGGACATCGATGCCATCACCGCCCTCGACCAGGGCCTGCGCACCGGTCCGGACCCCGACACCTTCAACTGA